In Hwangdonia lutea, a single window of DNA contains:
- a CDS encoding AraC family transcriptional regulator encodes MKVLPFKIPKPENDAFIFQVDYADAFYDKLHQHEEIQISFIVEGEGTLIVGDTINDYTKDDILIIGSNIPHVFKSDLNASGASHMLSLFFTKQSFGLHFFELDTLNELGLFFKRAKHGFKITSKKNRFKELFFEIEKVSKLNRFIILLQLLKLASICNYKSLSSFIYDKKYSDNEGHRMRNVFTYTMDNFENDITLNTIAEVANMTKNAFCKYFKKRTNKTYIQFLNELRLEHACKLLLSNKDLTVSEVAEKSGFNNMSNFNRQFKVVKKVNPSEYRKQNL; translated from the coding sequence TTGAAAGTTTTACCTTTTAAAATACCGAAACCAGAAAACGATGCCTTTATTTTTCAGGTCGATTATGCCGATGCCTTTTACGATAAATTGCACCAGCATGAAGAGATACAAATCAGTTTTATTGTTGAGGGCGAAGGCACTTTAATTGTTGGCGATACCATAAATGATTATACAAAAGATGATATTTTAATTATTGGCAGCAATATTCCGCATGTATTTAAAAGCGATTTGAATGCTTCGGGCGCATCGCACATGCTGTCGTTGTTTTTTACCAAACAATCTTTTGGGCTTCATTTTTTTGAATTGGATACCTTAAATGAATTGGGACTTTTTTTTAAGCGTGCCAAACATGGTTTTAAAATAACATCGAAAAAAAATCGGTTTAAAGAATTGTTTTTTGAAATAGAAAAAGTGAGCAAATTGAATCGGTTTATTATTCTGCTTCAGCTTTTAAAATTGGCTTCAATCTGTAACTATAAAAGTTTATCTTCATTTATTTATGATAAAAAATATTCGGATAACGAAGGTCACAGAATGCGAAATGTATTTACGTACACCATGGATAATTTTGAAAACGACATCACTTTAAACACCATTGCCGAAGTTGCAAACATGACGAAGAATGCCTTTTGTAAATACTTTAAAAAGCGGACTAATAAAACCTATATCCAGTTTTTAAATGAACTGCGGTTGGAGCACGCTTGCAAGCTTTTGCTATCAAACAAAGATTTAACAGTCTCTGAGGTTGCCGAAAAATCGGGGTTTAACAACATGTCTAATTTTAATAGGCAGTTTAAGGTGGTTAAGAAGGTGAATCCTTCGGAATACCGGAAACAGAATTTGTAG
- a CDS encoding dihydrodipicolinate synthase family protein: MSLKWEGIMPAVTTKFTDGDTLDLKMFETNIKAQLNAGVHGIVLGGTLGEASTLLDEEKSTLTKTTVNMVKGQVPVLINVAEQSTKAAIAAAQKAETDGATGLMLLPPMRYKSGDRETVEYFKAVANSTSLPIMIYNNPVDYKIEVTLDMFEELLKCDNIEAVKESTRDITNVTRIKNRFGDRLKIMTGVDTIALESLLMGADGWVAGLVCAFPAETVAIYELQKAGKIKEAIEIYRWFMPLLELDINPKLVQNIKLAEVYTGIGTENVRAPRLPLHGNERQHVISVIEAALKARPTLPNYKNLSTLV; this comes from the coding sequence ATGAGTTTAAAATGGGAAGGCATCATGCCAGCAGTTACAACAAAGTTTACAGATGGTGATACTTTGGATTTAAAAATGTTCGAAACCAACATTAAAGCACAATTAAATGCCGGCGTACACGGTATTGTACTTGGTGGCACATTAGGAGAAGCAAGTACTTTATTAGATGAAGAAAAAAGTACACTAACTAAAACAACGGTAAATATGGTTAAAGGGCAAGTTCCTGTTTTAATTAATGTTGCCGAACAATCAACAAAGGCCGCTATCGCAGCAGCACAAAAAGCCGAAACAGACGGTGCCACAGGATTAATGCTGCTGCCGCCCATGCGCTATAAATCTGGAGACCGCGAAACCGTAGAATATTTTAAAGCCGTGGCAAACAGCACATCGTTGCCCATAATGATTTATAATAATCCTGTGGATTATAAAATTGAAGTGACTTTGGATATGTTTGAAGAGTTGCTAAAATGCGATAATATCGAGGCAGTAAAAGAGTCGACCAGAGACATTACAAACGTAACCCGAATTAAAAATCGTTTTGGCGACAGACTTAAAATTATGACAGGCGTAGACACCATAGCCCTAGAAAGTTTGCTTATGGGTGCCGACGGTTGGGTGGCCGGTTTAGTATGCGCATTTCCTGCCGAAACCGTTGCTATTTACGAGCTTCAAAAAGCAGGAAAAATTAAGGAAGCCATCGAAATATACCGCTGGTTTATGCCGTTGTTAGAGTTGGATATAAACCCAAAATTGGTACAAAACATCAAGCTCGCCGAAGTGTATACAGGCATAGGCACCGAAAATGTTCGTGCCCCGCGTTTACCACTTCACGGCAACGAACGCCAACACGTAATAAGCGTAATTGAAGCCGCGTTAAAGGCACGACCAACACTGCCAAATTATAAAAATTTAAGTACTTTAGTATAA
- a CDS encoding aldehyde dehydrogenase (NADP(+)), translated as MITGKNYIGNQLSATANRTFKTFNPLLNIENDWNITEASNSEVNQAADLAAEAFKTYSKISGATKATFLREIANEIEALGDDLLEVYSSESGLPNGRAMGERGRTLGQLRAFANHVEEGNWVEASIDTAEPDREPLPKVDLRKMNIALGPVVVFGASNFPLAFSTAGGDTAAALAAGCPVIVKSHPMHAGTGEMVASAVIKAAEKTGMPNGVFSNLNSSGIEVGQTLVQHPKVKAVGFTGSIKGGRALYDLAAKRDEPIPVFAEMGSINPVVLLPKALHNRAEAIAKTYAGSITLGSGQFCTNPGLIIGIKSQGLTNFVNNLAEDIVKIEPSCMLHPNIAGAYQTNKKNALAQSGLQVLAGYEDSVEPNYARQVVTTVEGDTFLNNPTLHHEVFGPFSLVVQCENKAQLETIISKLEGQLTGTIISDDNEISEYPNVVNALQNRVGRIIFNGVPTGVEVCPSMQHGGPYPASTDSRFTAVGVDSIKRWVRPFSYQDWPNELLPDELKNENPLGISRLVNSVKTTANI; from the coding sequence ATGATAACAGGAAAAAATTATATAGGCAATCAACTATCGGCCACAGCAAACAGAACGTTTAAAACATTCAATCCGTTGTTGAATATTGAAAATGATTGGAACATCACAGAAGCTTCAAACAGCGAAGTTAACCAAGCAGCAGATTTAGCTGCAGAAGCTTTTAAAACCTATTCCAAAATTTCAGGCGCCACAAAAGCAACATTCCTTAGAGAAATTGCTAACGAAATTGAAGCTTTGGGCGACGATTTATTAGAAGTATATTCATCAGAAAGTGGATTGCCAAACGGCAGAGCCATGGGCGAGCGCGGTAGAACTTTAGGGCAATTACGAGCCTTTGCAAATCACGTTGAGGAAGGTAATTGGGTAGAGGCATCTATCGATACCGCAGAACCAGATCGCGAACCATTACCAAAAGTAGATTTAAGAAAAATGAATATCGCATTGGGTCCCGTTGTCGTTTTTGGAGCCTCAAATTTCCCCTTAGCGTTTTCAACGGCGGGTGGAGATACCGCTGCGGCATTGGCAGCTGGTTGTCCGGTTATTGTAAAGTCGCATCCTATGCATGCAGGCACTGGTGAAATGGTAGCTTCCGCTGTGATAAAAGCAGCAGAAAAAACAGGCATGCCAAATGGCGTTTTTTCAAATTTAAACAGTAGCGGTATTGAAGTTGGTCAAACTTTGGTACAGCATCCAAAAGTAAAGGCCGTAGGTTTTACTGGAAGCATTAAAGGTGGTCGTGCGCTTTATGATTTAGCGGCAAAACGCGACGAACCTATTCCCGTATTTGCAGAAATGGGAAGCATAAACCCAGTTGTATTGTTGCCAAAAGCATTACATAACCGAGCTGAAGCTATTGCTAAAACTTATGCGGGTTCCATTACATTAGGCTCGGGGCAGTTTTGTACCAACCCGGGATTAATCATTGGGATAAAATCTCAAGGCTTAACCAATTTTGTAAATAATTTAGCCGAAGATATTGTAAAAATAGAACCGTCGTGCATGCTGCATCCAAATATTGCAGGGGCTTACCAAACCAATAAAAAAAATGCGTTGGCACAAAGCGGACTTCAAGTTTTGGCTGGTTATGAGGATAGCGTAGAGCCCAATTATGCCAGACAAGTTGTAACTACTGTTGAAGGCGACACGTTTTTAAACAACCCCACATTACACCACGAGGTGTTTGGTCCGTTTTCTTTAGTCGTTCAATGTGAAAATAAAGCGCAACTGGAAACCATTATTTCGAAATTAGAAGGACAACTTACAGGAACCATTATTTCTGATGATAACGAAATTTCAGAATATCCGAATGTTGTCAATGCCTTACAAAATAGAGTGGGGCGCATTATATTTAATGGTGTGCCAACAGGCGTTGAGGTGTGTCCGTCCATGCAACATGGTGGGCCGTATCCGGCATCGACCGATTCGAGGTTTACAGCCGTTGGTGTAGATTCCATTAAACGTTGGGTGCGCCCATTCAGTTATCAAGATTGGCCAAACGAATTGCTTCCAGACGAATTAAAAAATGAAAACCCTTTGGGAATTTCCAGATTGGTTAACAGTGTGAAAACCACAGCTAATATCTAA
- a CDS encoding 4-hydroxyproline epimerase, which produces MARTKFVCIDAHTCGNPVRVVTQGHPKLVGNNINEKRQHFLKEYDWIRKGLMFEPRGHDMMSGSFLFPPHNPENDFAILFIETSGCLPMCGHGTIGTITIAIEEGLITPKTPGKIRMEAPAGLVEIEYKQTNNKVDWVKLTNVKSYLAAENLSVDCPELGEIIFDVAYGGNYYAIVDPQKNFSGVQDFSASKIIQYSQVVRQRINQKYPNRFVHPENETIKDVSHMLWTGNPIDTNSSGRNAVFYGDKAIDRSPCGTGTSARLAQLYTKGKLKLKEPFIHESFIGSKFIGRVEKETHLDGKLAIVPSIQGWAKIYGYNTIFIDDEDDPYAHGFQVI; this is translated from the coding sequence ATGGCACGCACAAAGTTTGTTTGTATTGATGCACATACCTGCGGTAATCCGGTAAGGGTCGTTACCCAAGGACATCCAAAATTAGTTGGCAATAACATCAATGAAAAACGCCAACATTTCTTAAAAGAGTACGATTGGATTCGTAAGGGCTTAATGTTTGAACCACGCGGACACGATATGATGAGTGGCAGTTTTTTGTTTCCACCGCATAACCCTGAGAACGATTTTGCCATTCTGTTTATTGAAACTTCGGGTTGTTTACCCATGTGCGGACACGGCACCATAGGTACCATTACAATAGCCATTGAAGAGGGCTTGATTACTCCAAAAACACCCGGAAAAATTAGAATGGAAGCACCAGCTGGCTTGGTTGAAATTGAATATAAACAGACTAACAATAAAGTAGATTGGGTAAAATTAACCAACGTAAAAAGCTATTTGGCAGCCGAAAATTTATCTGTTGATTGTCCAGAATTGGGCGAAATTATTTTCGATGTGGCTTATGGCGGAAACTATTATGCCATTGTCGATCCGCAGAAAAACTTTTCGGGAGTTCAGGATTTTTCAGCCTCAAAAATTATTCAATATTCCCAAGTTGTTAGGCAACGCATCAACCAAAAGTATCCGAATCGTTTTGTTCATCCAGAAAATGAAACGATTAAAGATGTCAGTCATATGTTATGGACGGGAAATCCCATAGACACAAATTCATCGGGGAGAAACGCCGTGTTTTATGGCGATAAGGCCATCGACAGAAGCCCGTGTGGCACAGGTACATCGGCGCGTTTGGCACAACTTTACACCAAGGGAAAACTAAAACTTAAGGAGCCATTTATCCACGAAAGTTTTATAGGCAGTAAATTTATTGGTCGTGTTGAAAAAGAAACCCATTTAGATGGTAAATTAGCCATTGTTCCAAGCATTCAAGGGTGGGCAAAAATATATGGTTATAATACGATTTTTATTGATGATGAAGATGACCCATATGCACATGGATTTCAAGTGATTTAA
- a CDS encoding MmcQ/YjbR family DNA-binding protein produces the protein MNIEQLREYCLNKKGTSEAFPFDDNVLVFKVLGKMFVLTGLDSWEKGESAINLKGDPDYSEELRAQYSSIRPGYHMSKKHWNTVYIDEGELETKFVLKLIDHSYDMVLKTLPKKLQDSLK, from the coding sequence ATGAACATCGAACAACTCCGAGAATACTGTTTAAACAAAAAAGGAACCTCTGAAGCATTTCCTTTCGACGATAACGTTTTGGTGTTTAAAGTACTCGGTAAAATGTTTGTGCTCACAGGGTTGGATAGCTGGGAGAAAGGCGAATCCGCTATCAATTTAAAAGGAGACCCCGATTACTCAGAAGAATTACGTGCACAATACAGCAGCATCCGCCCCGGGTATCACATGAGCAAAAAACATTGGAATACGGTATATATTGATGAGGGTGAACTTGAAACCAAATTCGTTTTAAAGCTCATCGATCATTCTTATGATATGGTTTTAAAAACCCTGCCTAAAAAACTTCAAGACTCACTAAAGTAA
- a CDS encoding DUF1272 domain-containing protein, with amino-acid sequence MLEIRPTCENCNKSLPFDSQEAMICTFECTFCKNCVETVLQHVCPNCGGGFEKRPIRPENVLAKYPISTKTVHKPVDIKAHLKRINN; translated from the coding sequence ATGTTAGAAATAAGGCCAACATGCGAAAACTGTAATAAATCATTACCGTTCGATTCTCAAGAGGCCATGATTTGCACCTTCGAGTGTACCTTTTGTAAAAATTGTGTAGAAACCGTTTTGCAACACGTTTGCCCAAACTGTGGGGGTGGTTTTGAGAAACGCCCCATTCGCCCAGAAAATGTATTGGCAAAATATCCAATATCAACAAAAACGGTTCATAAACCAGTAGATATTAAAGCACATTTAAAAAGAATTAATAATTAA
- a CDS encoding PhnA domain-containing protein, with protein sequence MSLLDTLKQRSNNACELCAATENLEIYEVPPVSTAGVDGSLLACNRCISQINNPETTDANHWRCLNDSMWSEHQAVKVVAWRMLNRLKSEGWPQDLLDMMYLEDDVLEYAKATGEGEDESEKIIHRDVNGVILEAGDSVVLIKDLKVKGSSMVAKQGTAVRNIRLDRDNDKYIEGKVGAQQIVIITDYVKKI encoded by the coding sequence ATGAGTTTATTAGATACACTTAAACAAAGAAGTAATAATGCCTGCGAATTATGCGCCGCGACCGAAAATTTAGAGATTTACGAAGTGCCACCAGTTTCGACCGCGGGAGTCGACGGCAGTTTATTGGCTTGCAACAGGTGTATCTCTCAAATAAACAACCCTGAAACTACCGATGCCAATCATTGGCGCTGTTTAAACGATAGTATGTGGAGCGAGCATCAAGCGGTAAAAGTAGTGGCGTGGAGAATGTTAAACCGATTAAAAAGTGAAGGTTGGCCGCAAGATTTATTGGATATGATGTATTTGGAAGACGATGTTTTGGAATATGCCAAAGCCACGGGCGAAGGCGAAGACGAAAGCGAAAAAATAATACACCGCGATGTTAACGGTGTTATTTTAGAAGCGGGAGATTCGGTAGTATTAATCAAAGACTTAAAAGTAAAAGGCTCGAGTATGGTGGCAAAACAAGGCACTGCCGTAAGAAACATTCGTTTAGATAGAGATAACGATAAATATATCGAGGGTAAAGTTGGTGCGCAGCAAATTGTTATTATTACCGATTATGTAAAGAAAATTTAA